The region CGCGACTTCGACGAGGCCAAGACCTACCCGCTGCTGGTGATCCTGCACGGCTACGGCGCCAACGCGTTCTTGCAGCAGGGGTACTTCAAGCTCAACGACGCCGCCACCGCGCGCCAGATGTTCATCCTCGCGCCCGACGGCACCACCGACAGCGGCGGCTCGCAGTTCTGGAACTCCGGTCCCGAGTGTTGCGACTTCGGCGCCAGCGGCGTCGACGACGTCGCCTACATCGGCGGCCTGATCGACGACGTCAGCGCCGCGTGGCCGGTCGCCGACGTCGCGATCCTGGGCCACTCCAACGGCGCGTTCATGGCCTACCGGATGGCGTGCGACCGCGCCGACGTCGTGTCCGCGATCGTCGGCCTCGCCGGCCACGCGACGACCACGCCGTGCGCGCCGACCGCGCCGGTGCACGTGCTCCACATCCACGGCACCGGCGACGCGACCGTGCCGTACGAGACCGGCCTGTTCGGCGGCATGCAGTCGCCGGGCGCCGTCGACAGCGTCGCCGCCTGGGCCACGCGCAACGGCTGCACCGGCGCGCCGACCGCCAGCGGCACCAAGGACGTCGACGCGCTCCAGGCCGGCGCCGAGTCGACCGTCGACATCACCGGCGGCTGCCCCGCCAGCGGCACCGCCGAGCTGTGGACGATCCCCGACGGGACCCACATCCCGCAGCTCGCCACGACCTTCCCGGACGACCTGACCGCCTGGCTCGCCGCCCACCACCGCTGAGTCCGCCACGACGACGAAACCCTCCGTGGTCGGAGGGTTCGTGGATCACGGTCGGGCGCGCGCCCGGCCGCGCGGTGCGCTCACCGCCGCGAGATCAAACGGATCGGCGCGCTCAGCTCGCGATCTCGTCCAGGAACGGTGGCGGCTCGGGCGTCCGGCGGTCTTCGATGGGCGGCTCGGCCTCGATCGGCGCGCCAACGACGCCCGCGGCCACGCGCTCGGCGAGCCGCGTCAGGCGCTCGGCGCGGCGCACTTCACGGTCGCGCACGCCGTCCTTCTGGTCGAGCTCGCGCTGGCGCTTGGTCAACGATGCTTTGCGATTGGTGGCCATGGTGCTCCAGAGCAGGGGCGCGCGGGGCGCCGTCTCAAGGTTCGGGATCGGGCTCGACGTGGTGGCTCCAGCAGCTGCGCGCGGCCGCGGTGGCTGCGCGCGCGAGCCCGTCGAGCTGCTCGACGGTCGGCGCCGCTGCGCCGCGCTTGCTGAGCGCTGCCAGCACCTGGGCCTTGGCCTCGCGCAGCGTGCCGGGCCAGCCGCCAGCGACCTGGCGGTCTTGCTCGGCCAGCTCGCGCACCCGGACGGCGGCCCAGTCGCGGCCGGCGGTCGCCGCGAGCGCGGCGAGGTCAGCGTCGGTGAGGCGGGGGTGGGCGCTGGGGTGGCGGGGCAACGGGGCCGTTCCGCACGGGAATCGCTGGTTGGCAGGTCGCGCTCCGACGTGGAGGCCAGCGATCACATCCCAGAAAGACGCGTGTGTATGGGGCGTGAGTACCACGGCGGCCCATCCACGCAAGAAGATTCGCTCAAAGCGGCGTCACGGTTGCCAGCGGAACACCGAGGCCTCGGGCTCGTACGCGAGGTGCGCGGCGCCGCCGGGGATGTACAGCGCGCCGGCGATCACCGCGCCCTGGGTGCCGGCGCGCGGCGCGGGCAGCGGCGGCAACGTGCGCCAGGTGTCGGTCGCGAACGCGTAGGCCTCGACCGTCGCGAGCGCGCTCGTGCCGGCCTCGCCGCCGGCGCACCACAGCTCGCCGTCGACCACCCCCGCGGCGCAGCCACCGCGCGCGGTCGGCATCGGCGCGCGCGGCTGCCAGCCCGCCGCGCCCGGCGCGAGCGCGAGCACGTCGGCGATCGGCTCGGCCGCGTCGAGCGTGCGGAGCCCGCCCGCGACGACGACGGTGCCGTCGGGCGCGAGCCCCGCCACCGGGTGCGACCGCGGCGTCGGCAGGTCGGGCAGCGGGTCCCAGCGATCGGCGGCGACGTCGTAGGCCCACGCCGACGCGACCGCCGCGGTGGTCGACGCGCCGCCCAGCAGGTAGATCGTCGTCGCCGACGCGATCACGGCCGCGCCGCCGCGCTCGGCGCCGATCGGCAGCGGCGCGCGCGGTTGCCACCCGGCGCCGTCGTCGACGAACACGTCGCCGCGCGCCTCGAACCCGCGCCCGGCCAGCCCGCCGAGGAGGAACAGCCGCGGCCCGACCGCGACGAGCTGGGCGTGGGTCCACGCCACCGGCACCAGCGGGCCGGACGTCCAGCGCCCGGTCGCCGGATCGAGCTCGTCGACCGTGCGCTCGATGGTCAGCCCCGGCCCGAACCCACCGACGACCACCAGCCGATCGGCCCGCGCCGCCACCGCCGGCTCGAGGCGCGCGGCCGGCAGATCGGGGCCGCGGCGCCACGGCCCGGTCTCGGCGTCGGGCGGCGCGGCGTCGTCGGCGCACGCCCCGACCACGACCGCGAGCGCGATCACGGCGCGGCGCGCGCGCGTCACGGCGCCACGCGCTCGCCCAGGTAGCCGCGCCACGGCGGATCGGGGTGGCGCCGATCGCGCAGGCGCACGACCGTGCCGGTGGCGAGGTCGGCGGCGTCGGTCGCGTCGGTCGCGAGCGAGCGCCAGCCGTCGGGCAGGCTCGGGCCGGCCCACGCGAACACGTGCGCGGCGTCGGCCGGCGACAGGTTCACGCACCCGTGGCTGCGCGGTGAGCCGAAGCCGTCGTGCCAGTAGGCGCCGTGCAGCGCGAAGTTCTTGCGGAAGCCCATCGACCACGGCACCTCGGCCACGTCCCAGTGGGCCCGCGCGCCGATCGGGCTGCGCATGCGCGTGCGCGCGGCCTTGGTGCGGATGCGGTACACGCCGTAGGGCGTGCGCCACTCCTTGCGCCCGGTCGACACCAGCGTCGCGTAGGCCGGCGTCGCGCCCTCGTAGGCGATCAGCACCTGCTGATCGAGATCGACGTCGATCCACTGCCCGTCGGCGGCGACGCCGACCGGCGCGGCCGTCACCCGCGCCACCCGCAGCCGCGCGGTCTCGATCCAGCGCTCATCGCCGACGCGGGTCCACCGGCCGACCGTCTCGAACACCGGCACGCGCGCGCGCGCCGCGAGCGCGTCGACCCGCTCGGCCTGGCGTCGCGGCGCCGCGCGCACGTCGACGGCGTCGCCCTTGTGCGCCGGCATCACCCACGCGAACGGCCACGCCGGCGGCGGCTCGACCCGCGGATCGAACCCGGCCCAGCCGCTGGGCGTGCGCAGCGACAGCGCCGACGCCGGCAGGTAGCCCTGGTCGGTCTCGAGGAAGCGGACGCCGTCGACCGTGACGGTGCGCGGGCGGATCGCCACGAACGTGGTGCCCGGCACGACGCCGGTCGCGACGCCGGCGCGGACGTCGGCGATGGTGGCGAACACCTCGGCCTCGGCGCCGCGCACGTCGGCGTACGGGCCCAGCGACAGCTCGGGCGCGCTGGGCTCGAGCTCCGACGGCGCCAGCTCGCGCGCGCAGACGTAGCCGCGCGACGTCAGCTCGAGCCACGCCCGGCAGCGACGATCGCCGGCGTGCACCGCGGTCCACGCGACCCGGGCGCCCCGGGCCAGCGTCCCGATCGGGCGGCGCCGTCCGGGCTCGGCGTAGATCGTCGCGGTGCGGCCCCGCGGCCCGACCGAGCGGGTGGTCGCGGGCCAGCCGAGCTCGGCCAGCTCCTCGGGCTGGTCGGCTGCGGCCGCGGCCGGGCCGATCGCCGCCACCGCGATCGCCGCCGCCGCGCCGAGCGCGCGGCGGGACCACGGGTGCACAGCGCGGCGCGGCGGGTCGACGGCAGCGGGCGCCGAGCTCAGGGCGCGCACGGCGCGCCCCACCGCGTGCACGCGCCCTTCGACCACGCCTCGCACGTGTGGTGCAAACCGTCGGCGGGGTTCCAGGCGCAGCCCGAGGCGGGCTCGCACGGGCCGCCGTAGCGCGCGCACTGACCCTCGACCGGCGCGTCGCAGCGCCGGTACTGGCGGGCCGCCGCGTCGTACATGCAGCCGTCGGTCGGCGCGCACCGGCCGCCGAAATGGAAGCAGCTCCCGGCCCCGGACGACAGGCACGTATAATAGGCGCCGGCCATCAGGCCACCGTGATAGACGCAGCCGGTCGTGAGGCACCGCATGTCGAGGGCCACGCCGCCGTCGGGGCCCGCCGGCGGCTTGACCGCGCCGCTGCCGGCGCCGCCGCCGACCCTGCCGCCGCTGCCGCTGCCGCTGCCGCCCGACGGCTTGCCGCCCGGCGTGGTGGTCCGGGGGCCGGGGCCCGGGCAGGCGACCGCGGTGAGGGCGACGACGAACGCGAGCGCGCGGACCATCTCGGTCGAAGCTACCGCGCCGGCCTCAGGGATGCCACCCTGGCGCCGTGGCTCGCTTCGCCGACGCACCGCTCTCGATCTCCGCGCCGTGCGCCGCGGCCGTCTGCGCCGCGTGGTCGACGCCGCCGCGCGCGTACCACGACCTCGCGCACCTCGACGCCGTGCTCGCCGAGTACCACGCCGCCGCCGCGCGCGCGCCCTGGCGCCAGCCGCGCGAGGTGTACTGGGCGCTGGTCTGCCACGACGCGATCTACGTCGCCGGGGCCCGGGACAACGAGGCCCGGAGCGCGGACCTGGCCGACGAGCTGGCCGCGCGCTTCGTCACCGACGCCCTCGACCTGGCCGCGGTGCGCGCGATGATCCTGGCCACCGCGCGCCACGGCGCCATCGCCGGCGAGGCGCTCGACGACGACACCGCGCGCATGCTCGACTGCGATCTGGCGATCCTCGGCGCCGAGCCGGCGCGCTTCGACGCCTACGACGCCGCGGTCGCCCGCGAGTACGGCCACGTGCCGGTCACCGCCTACCGGGCTGGTCGCCGCGCGTTCCTCGCGGGCCTCGCGGCCGCGCCGCGGATCTTCTGCTCCCTCGACGGGCACCGGCGGCTCGACGCCGCCGCGCGGTCCAACCTGTCGCGCGCGATCGCGAAGCTCGATTTGGCCTCACCGTCGGCCGCGCCTGCGTTGTAGGTTCCGGGCCATGCGCCCGCTCGTGTCCCTAGCCTTGCTCTCGCTCCTGGCCCTGCCCGCCGCGTGCGGCGACGACGGCGGCTCGCCGACGCCGTTCCCCGTGGCCGACGAGTGCAACCCGCTCGGCGCCGGGCACTGCATGGTGCCGTGGCCGTCGTCGGTCTACGAGCTCGCGGACGCGGCGTCCGCCACCGGCGTGCGCCTCGACATCCCGGTCGGCGGCCTCCTCACCAACGCCAACGGCGACAAGGTCGCGCCGGGGCCGTGGAACAAGGCCGACGGCTTCTCGGCCGCGGCCGCGATCGTGACCGCGTTCCCGGGCGGCGTCGACGGCGCCAACCTGGTCGACCAGCTGCACTTCGGCGACAGCCTCGGCGCCGCCAGCCCGACCGTCCTGCTCGACCTCACCACCGGCGAGCGCGTCGCCCACTTCGCCGAGCTCGACGTCACCGCCGCCAGCACCCCCGACAGCCAGGCGCTCTACATCCGCCCGGCCGCGCGCCTCACCGCCGGCCACCGCTACGGCGTCGCGATCCGCAAGAGCCTCAAGAGCAAGGCCGGCGGCGCGCTGCCGATCTCGCCCGGGTTCCAGGCGCTGCTCGACGGCGCCGACGTCGCGCACCCGCTGTTCGCGCGCGCGCGCGCCAGCTTCGGCGCGCTCCGCGACGCGCTCGCCACCGCCGGCGTGCCCGCTGACGATCTGGTCCTGGCCTGGGACTTCACGGTCGCGTCCGACGAGTTCGTCCGGCGCCTGCCGACCTCGGCCCGCGATCAGGTGGTCGAGCACCTCGCGACGACCCGCCAGACCTACCGCATCGACGACGACTCGATGGTCGACGCCAACATCCGCCGCCGCATCGACGCGTTCGTGACCGCGCCGCTGTTCCTGACCCAGGGCGGCGCGTTCCAGCCCGGCACGACCCTGGCGCTCGACAGCGCCGGCCTGCCCGCCTACCAGGGCATGTACGAGATCCCGTTCACCGCGGTCATCCCGACCTGCGCGTACACCGCCGCCGAGCCGGTCGGGATCATGATGTACGGCCACGGCCTCAACGGCTCGGGCCAGCAGGCCGCGTCGGGCGCGATCCGCGACACCGCCGCGGCCGCGTGCGTGATCTCGATCGGCACCGACATGCGCGGCATGAGCGAGCGCGACATCGGCAACATCGCCCGCGCGCTGTCGGACCTGAACTACGGCGACGAGATCTTCGAGACGTTGGTCCAGGGCATCGCCAACCACGTCGCGCTCGAGCGCGCGATGGAGACGGTCCTGGCCGAGGAGCTGTTCGTGTGCCGGGCCGAGGACGCCGCCGCCACCGGCTGCACCACCGGCGCCCAGCTCGCCGACCCGACCAAGCTCTACTACTACGGCCTGTCGCAGGGCCACATCTTCGGGACCACGGTCATCGCCTACACCAAGAAGATCCGCCGCGCCGTGATCGGCGTCGGCGGCGGCAACTACTCGACGATGCTCGAGCGCTCGACCGACTGGCCGACCTACAAGACCATCCTGTCGGGCACCTACCCCGATCCGTTCGACGTCGTGCTGGCGATCA is a window of Myxococcales bacterium DNA encoding:
- a CDS encoding L,D-transpeptidase — encoded protein: MHPWSRRALGAAAAIAVAAIGPAAAAADQPEELAELGWPATTRSVGPRGRTATIYAEPGRRRPIGTLARGARVAWTAVHAGDRRCRAWLELTSRGYVCARELAPSELEPSAPELSLGPYADVRGAEAEVFATIADVRAGVATGVVPGTTFVAIRPRTVTVDGVRFLETDQGYLPASALSLRTPSGWAGFDPRVEPPPAWPFAWVMPAHKGDAVDVRAAPRRQAERVDALAARARVPVFETVGRWTRVGDERWIETARLRVARVTAAPVGVAADGQWIDVDLDQQVLIAYEGATPAYATLVSTGRKEWRTPYGVYRIRTKAARTRMRSPIGARAHWDVAEVPWSMGFRKNFALHGAYWHDGFGSPRSHGCVNLSPADAAHVFAWAGPSLPDGWRSLATDATDAADLATGTVVRLRDRRHPDPPWRGYLGERVAP